One part of the Glycine soja cultivar W05 chromosome 11, ASM419377v2, whole genome shotgun sequence genome encodes these proteins:
- the LOC114375984 gene encoding protein argonaute 5-like isoform X1, translating into MSRRGGSKQQPDSRHPAPPSAAPSPAGRGRGRGRGEFSSVPAPSPVNAPSAPPPASTIGVPSGAAPVRAASPSPAAESLTSAVEKQLTLQPSAPSSTKAVRFSERPGFGLVGKKIKVRANHFQVKVAEQDLFHYDVSINPEINSKKVCRDVMTLLVQAHREKFLGNRIPAYDGRKSLFTAGPLPFESKDFVIVLKDEDEPGSSSSAPARKKREREFRVTIRFASRTDLHHLGQFLRRRQLDCPYETIQALDVVLRATPSERFDVVGRSFFSPFLGKPGTLGSGTEYWRGYYQSLRPTQMGLSLNIDVSARAFYEAIPVIDFIQIHFRLNPSKPLPDQDRIKLKRALRGIKVEVNHGKNLRRYKITGVTKEPLRELMFTLDDKRTKSSVVQYFHEKYNIVLKHTHLPALQAGSDSKPIFLPVELCQIVAGQRYTKRLNEEQVTNLLRATCQRPHDRENSIKQVVKQSNFSTDKFVCHFGIQVKEEPALLDARVLPPPMLKYHGTGRESCVQPRTGQWNMIDKKMVNGGAVQHWTCLNFSGKTNRGLAASFCQELAKMCNNKGMRFNLDPLLPITSVHSSQVESALGNVHKQAIAKLANEGRLELLIIILPDLKGSYGKIKRICETELGIVSQCCLPRHVYQMKPQYLENVALKINVKVGGSNTVLNDAFTRRIPHVSDLPTIILGADVTHPQPGEDYSPSIAAVVASMDWPYVTKYRGVVSAQTHREEIIQDLYNTHEDPVRGKTHSGIIRELLRAFRLSTKTKPERIIFYRDGVSEGQFSQVLLYEMDAIRRACASLQEDYMPRVTFVVVQKRHHTRLFPAEHGSRDQTDKSGNILPGTVVDTQICHPREFDFYLNSHAGIQGTSRPTHYHVLFDENNFTADELQMLTNNLTYTYARCTRSVSIVPPAYYAHLAAFRARYYMEGETSDSGSASGGRTANFEVKLPSVKENVKDVMFFC; encoded by the exons ATGTCTCGTCGCGGTGGCTCTAAACAACAACCAGATTCACGCCATCCAGCACCACCGTCTGCGGCGCCTTCTCCCGCCGGAAGAGGACGCGGCCGTGGCCGCGGAGAATTCTCCTCAGTTCCCGCTCCTTCTCCGGTGAATGCACCATCCGCTCCTCCTCCGGCTTCCACCATCGGCGTTCCTTCCGGCGCCGCACCTGTTCGTGCCGCGTCTCCGTCTCCGGCGGCAGAATCTCTCACTTCCGCTGTCGAAAAGCAACTTACATTGCAACCGTCGGCGCCTTCGTCGACGAAGGCGGTGAGGTTCAGTGAACGGCCAGGGTTCGGTCTTGTAGGGAAGAAAATCAAAGTTCGAGCGAATCATTTCCAAGTCAAAGTCGCTGAACAAGATCTATTTCATTATGAC GTCTCTATCAATCCGGAGATTAATTCGAAGAAGGTTTGCAGAGATGTTATGACTCTGCTTGTTCAAGCGCACCGTGAAAAGTTTCTTGGAAATCGCATACCGGCCTACGATGGGCGAAAGAGTCTTTTCACCGCCGGACCCTTGCCCTTCGAATCGAAGGATTTTGTGATCGTGCTGAAGGATGAAGATGAACCAGGCTCGTCTTCTTCCGCGCCTGCtag AAAAAAACGTGAACGCGAGTTTAGGGTCACCATCAGGTTTGCTTCCAGGACTGACCTTCACCATCTCGGGCAGTTTCTCAGGCGTCGTCAGTTGGATTGTCCTTATGAAACTATTCAGGCTCTTGATGTTGTTCTGCGTGCTACTCCATCTGAAAG GTTCGATGTGGTGGGAAGATCGTTTTTCTCGCCTTTTTTGGGGAAACCTGGAACGCTTGGTAGCGGAACGGAGTATTGGAGGGGCTATTACCAGAGCCTTCGTCCAACTCAGATGGGCCTGTCTCTAAATATTG ATGTGTCAGCAAGGGCGTTTTATGAAGCTATTCCTGTGATTGATTTCATTCAAATCCATTTTAGGCTCAATCCTTCCAAGCCTCTGCCTGATCAGGATCGAATCAAG CTTAAGAGAGCATTGAGAGGAATCAAGGTAGAAGTTAATCACGGAAAGAATCTTAGACGTTACAAGATCACTGGAGTCACAAAAGAACCACTCAGAGAGTTAAT GTTTACTCTTGATGACAAAAGAACAAAAAGCTCAGTTGTTCAATATTTTCATGAGAAATACAATATTGTGTTGAAGCATACACATCTTCCTGCTCTTCAAGCTGGCAGTGACAGTAAACCAATTTTTTTGCCTGTTGAG CTTTGTCAAATTGTTGCTGGACAGAGATATACAAAGAGATTGAATGAGGAGCAAGTAACTAATCTTTTAAGGGCAACTTGTCAGCGTCCTCATGATAGAGAAAACTCTATCAAACAG GTTGTGAAGCAAAGTAATTTCAGCACAGACAAATTTGTGTGTCACTTTGGAATTCAAGTGAAGGAGGAACCAGCATTGCTTGATGCTCGGGTTTTGCCTCCCCCAATG CTAAAATATCATGGCACAGGTAGAGAATCATGTGTTCAACCCAGAACAGGTCAATGGAATATGATTGATAAG AAAATGGTTAATGGTGGCGCTGTGCAGCATTGGACTTGCCTCAACTTTTCTGGAAAAACAAACCGAGGTTTGGCAGCTTCATTTTGTCAAGAGTTGGCCAAAATGTGTAATAACAAGGGCATG CGTTTTAACTTGGATCCTTTGCTGCCCATAACATCTGTTCATAGTAGTCAAGTAGAGAGTGCTCTTGGGAATGTGCATAAGCAGGCTATTGCAAAACTAGCAAACGAAGGAAGACTCGAATTATTGATCATAATTTTGCCTGATTTGAAGGGATCCTATG GGAAAATAAAGCGTATTTGTGAAACTGAGTTAGGGATAGTATCTCAGTGTTGTCTTCCGAGGCATGTTTACCAGATGAAGCCACAATATCTTGAAAATGTGGCCCTCAAGATAAATGTGAAG GTTGGTGGCAGTAACACAGTATTGAATGATGCATTTACTAGAAGAATTCCTCACGTGTCTGACTTACCAACAATAATCTTGGGTGCAGATGTAACACATCCACAGCCAGGGGAAGATTATAGTCCTTCTATTGCTGCA GTAGTTGCATCAATGGATTGGCCTTATGTAACAAAGTACAGAGGAGTTGTTTCTGCTCAAACTCACCGTGAAGAAATCATCCAAGATCTTTATAATACACATGAAGATCCTGTGAGGGGAAAGACACATTCGGGAATTATCAG GGAATTACTTCGTGCTTTCCGTTTATCAACTAAGACTAAGCCAGAGAGGATTATATTCTACAG AGATGGAGTAAGTGAGGGCCAATTCAGCCAGGTTTTGCTGTACGAGATGGATGCAATACGACGC GCTTGTGCCTCACTACAAGAAGACTATATGCCCCGTGTTACTTTTGTGGTGGTCCAGAAAAGACACCACACAAGGTTATTTCCTGCAGAACACGGAAGTCGTGATCAGACAGATAAAAGTGGAAATATATTGCCAG GGACTGTCGTGGACACTCAAATATGCCACCCTCGGGAGTTTGATTTTTACCTCAACAGTCATGCTGGAATACAA GGAACTAGTCGACCAACACATTATCATGTGCTGTTCGATGAAAATAACTTCACTGCTGACGAGTTGCAAATGCTTACAAATAACTTGACTTATAC gTATGCAAGGTGTACTCGATCAGTCTCAATAG TTCCGCCTGCATATTATGCACATTTGGCTGCCTTCAGGGCTCGCTATTACATGGAAGGTGAAACATCAGATTCTGGTTCTGCAAGTGGAGGCCGGACTGCTAACTTTGAGGTTAAATTGCCTTCGGTTAAGGAAAATGTGAAAGATGTGATGTTCTTCTGTTGA
- the LOC114377557 gene encoding aspartic proteinase-like protein 2: MEAVAAAFLFAAVVLSAVVGSPVTLTLERAFPSNDGVELSELRARDSLRHRRMLQSTNYVVDFPVKGTFDPSQVGLYYTKVKLGTPPRELYVQIDTGSDVLWVSCGSCNGCPQTSGLQIQLNYFDPGSSSTSSLISCLDRRCRSGVQTSDASCSGRNNQCTYTFQYGDGSGTSGYYVSDLMHFASIFEGTLTTNSSASVVFGCSILQTGDLTKSERAVDGIFGFGQQGMSVISQLSSQGIAPRVFSHCLKGDNSGGGVLVLGEIVEPNIVYSPLVPSQPHYNLNLQSISVNGQIVRIAPSVFATSNNRGTIVDSGTTLAYLAEEAYNPFVIAIAAVIPQSVRSVLSRGNQCYLITTSSNVDIFPQVSLNFAGGASLVLRPQDYLMQQNFIGEGSVWCIGFQKISGQSITILGDLVLKDKIFVYDLAGQRIGWANYDCSLPVNVSASAGRGRSEFVDAGELSGSSSLRDGPHMLIKTLFLALFMHITLIL, translated from the exons ATGGAAGCGGTGGCCGCCGCTTTTCTCTTCGCCGCCGTGGTTCTGTCGGCGGTTGTCGGGTCTCCGGTGACCCTGACGCTGGAAAGAGCGTTCCCTTCGAATGATGGGGTGGAATTGAGTGAGCTCAGAGCGAGGGACAGCCTCAGACATCGTAGAATGTTGCAGTCTACGAACTACGTCGTAGATTTCCCTGTCAAAGGCACCTTCGATCCCTCACAAGTCGG GCTTTACTATACAAAGGTGAAATTGGGTACTCCACCAAGGGAATTGTATGTGCAGATTGACACTGGCAGTGATGTTCTCTGGGTTAGTTGTGGGTCCTGCAACGGTTGTCCTCAGACAAGTGGGCTCCAA ATTCAGCTCAATTACTTTGACCCTGGGAGTTCGTCAACATCTTCATTGATCTCTTGTTTGGACCGAAGGTGCAGGAGTGGAGTACAGACCTCGGATGCAAGCTGTTCCGGTCGGAACAACCAGTGCACTTACACATTTCAGTATGGAGATGGTAGTGGGACATCAGGCTATTATGTCTCAGACTTGATGCATTTTGCTAGTATTTTTGAGGGAACCTTGACAACAAATTCTTCAGCATCTGTAGTTTTTGG TTGTAGCATCCTGCAGACTGGGGACTTAACAAAGTCTGAGAGAGCAGTTGATGGGATATTTGGATTTGGACAACAAGGCATGTCTGTCATTTCGCAACTCTCGTCGCAAGGAATAGCACCAAGAGTGTTCTCCCATTGCCTGAAAGGAGATAATAGTGGTGGTGGTGTATTGGTTCTTGGTGAAATTGTGGAGCCAAACATAGTTTATAGTCCACTTGTTCCATCACA GCCTCATTACAATTTAAATCTGCAGAGCATCTCTGTTAATGGCCAAATTGTGCGGATTGCCCCTTCAGTTTTTGCTACATCAAACAACAGAGGTACCATTGTTGATTCCGGAACAACTTTGGCATACCTTGCCGAAGAGGCTTACAATCCTTTTGTCATTGCG ATTGCAGCTGTTATTCCACAATCTGTACGCAGTGTTCTTTCCAGGGGAAATCAGTGTTACTTAATAACCACCTCCAG CAATGTTGACATTTTTCCGCAAGTAAGTCTGAACTTCGCTGGTGGTGCATCTCTGGTTTTACGACCACAGGATTACCTTATGCAGCAGAATTTTATC ggtgaggggtcagtgtgGTGTATTGGCTTTCAGAAAATTTCGGGTCAAAGTATAACTATTCTAGGAG ACCTCGTATTAAAAGACAAAATTTTTGTCTATGATCTTGCTGGTCAACGCATTGGATGGGCTAACTATGATT GTTCATTGCCGGTTAATGTATCTGCATCAGCTGGTAGGGGCAGAAGTGAGTTTGTGGACGCAGGAGAGCTGAGTGGCAGCTCTTCTTTACGTGATGGGCCTCACATGTTGATAAAGACACTCTTCCTTGCTCTCTTCATGCACATAACACTAATTTTGTAG
- the LOC114375984 gene encoding protein argonaute 5-like isoform X2 yields MSRRGGSKQQPDSRHPAPPSAAPSPAGRGRGRGRGEFSSVPAPSPVNAPSAPPPASTIGVPSGAAPVRAASPSPAAESLTSAVEKQLTLQPSAPSSTKAVRFSERPGFGLVGKKIKVRANHFQVKVAEQDLFHYDVSINPEINSKKVCRDVMTLLVQAHREKFLGNRIPAYDGRKSLFTAGPLPFESKDFVIVLKDEDEPGSSSSAPARKKREREFRVTIRFASRTDLHHLGQFLRRRQLDCPYETIQALDVVLRATPSERFDVVGRSFFSPFLGKPGTLGSGTEYWRGYYQSLRPTQMGLSLNIDVSARAFYEAIPVIDFIQIHFRLNPSKPLPDQDRIKLKRALRGIKVEVNHGKNLRRYKITGVTKEPLRELMFTLDDKRTKSSVVQYFHEKYNIVLKHTHLPALQAGSDSKPIFLPVELCQIVAGQRYTKRLNEEQVTNLLRATCQRPHDRENSIKQVVKQSNFSTDKFVCHFGIQVKEEPALLDARVLPPPMLKYHGTGRESCVQPRTGQWNMIDKKMVNGGAVQHWTCLNFSGKTNRGLAASFCQELAKMCNNKGMRFNLDPLLPITSVHSSQVESALGNVHKQAIAKLANEGRLELLIIILPDLKGSYGKIKRICETELGIVSQCCLPRHVYQMKPQYLENVALKINVKVGGSNTVLNDAFTRRIPHVSDLPTIILGADVTHPQPGEDYSPSIAAVVASMDWPYVTKYRGVVSAQTHREEIIQDLYNTHEDPVRGKTHSGIIRELLRAFRLSTKTKPERIIFYRDGVSEGQFSQVLLYEMDAIRRACASLQEDYMPRVTFVVVQKRHHTRLFPAEHGSRDQTDKSGNILPGTVVDTQICHPREFDFYLNSHAGIQGTSRPTHYHVLFDENNFTADELQMLTNNLTYTYASSACILCTFGCLQGSLLHGR; encoded by the exons ATGTCTCGTCGCGGTGGCTCTAAACAACAACCAGATTCACGCCATCCAGCACCACCGTCTGCGGCGCCTTCTCCCGCCGGAAGAGGACGCGGCCGTGGCCGCGGAGAATTCTCCTCAGTTCCCGCTCCTTCTCCGGTGAATGCACCATCCGCTCCTCCTCCGGCTTCCACCATCGGCGTTCCTTCCGGCGCCGCACCTGTTCGTGCCGCGTCTCCGTCTCCGGCGGCAGAATCTCTCACTTCCGCTGTCGAAAAGCAACTTACATTGCAACCGTCGGCGCCTTCGTCGACGAAGGCGGTGAGGTTCAGTGAACGGCCAGGGTTCGGTCTTGTAGGGAAGAAAATCAAAGTTCGAGCGAATCATTTCCAAGTCAAAGTCGCTGAACAAGATCTATTTCATTATGAC GTCTCTATCAATCCGGAGATTAATTCGAAGAAGGTTTGCAGAGATGTTATGACTCTGCTTGTTCAAGCGCACCGTGAAAAGTTTCTTGGAAATCGCATACCGGCCTACGATGGGCGAAAGAGTCTTTTCACCGCCGGACCCTTGCCCTTCGAATCGAAGGATTTTGTGATCGTGCTGAAGGATGAAGATGAACCAGGCTCGTCTTCTTCCGCGCCTGCtag AAAAAAACGTGAACGCGAGTTTAGGGTCACCATCAGGTTTGCTTCCAGGACTGACCTTCACCATCTCGGGCAGTTTCTCAGGCGTCGTCAGTTGGATTGTCCTTATGAAACTATTCAGGCTCTTGATGTTGTTCTGCGTGCTACTCCATCTGAAAG GTTCGATGTGGTGGGAAGATCGTTTTTCTCGCCTTTTTTGGGGAAACCTGGAACGCTTGGTAGCGGAACGGAGTATTGGAGGGGCTATTACCAGAGCCTTCGTCCAACTCAGATGGGCCTGTCTCTAAATATTG ATGTGTCAGCAAGGGCGTTTTATGAAGCTATTCCTGTGATTGATTTCATTCAAATCCATTTTAGGCTCAATCCTTCCAAGCCTCTGCCTGATCAGGATCGAATCAAG CTTAAGAGAGCATTGAGAGGAATCAAGGTAGAAGTTAATCACGGAAAGAATCTTAGACGTTACAAGATCACTGGAGTCACAAAAGAACCACTCAGAGAGTTAAT GTTTACTCTTGATGACAAAAGAACAAAAAGCTCAGTTGTTCAATATTTTCATGAGAAATACAATATTGTGTTGAAGCATACACATCTTCCTGCTCTTCAAGCTGGCAGTGACAGTAAACCAATTTTTTTGCCTGTTGAG CTTTGTCAAATTGTTGCTGGACAGAGATATACAAAGAGATTGAATGAGGAGCAAGTAACTAATCTTTTAAGGGCAACTTGTCAGCGTCCTCATGATAGAGAAAACTCTATCAAACAG GTTGTGAAGCAAAGTAATTTCAGCACAGACAAATTTGTGTGTCACTTTGGAATTCAAGTGAAGGAGGAACCAGCATTGCTTGATGCTCGGGTTTTGCCTCCCCCAATG CTAAAATATCATGGCACAGGTAGAGAATCATGTGTTCAACCCAGAACAGGTCAATGGAATATGATTGATAAG AAAATGGTTAATGGTGGCGCTGTGCAGCATTGGACTTGCCTCAACTTTTCTGGAAAAACAAACCGAGGTTTGGCAGCTTCATTTTGTCAAGAGTTGGCCAAAATGTGTAATAACAAGGGCATG CGTTTTAACTTGGATCCTTTGCTGCCCATAACATCTGTTCATAGTAGTCAAGTAGAGAGTGCTCTTGGGAATGTGCATAAGCAGGCTATTGCAAAACTAGCAAACGAAGGAAGACTCGAATTATTGATCATAATTTTGCCTGATTTGAAGGGATCCTATG GGAAAATAAAGCGTATTTGTGAAACTGAGTTAGGGATAGTATCTCAGTGTTGTCTTCCGAGGCATGTTTACCAGATGAAGCCACAATATCTTGAAAATGTGGCCCTCAAGATAAATGTGAAG GTTGGTGGCAGTAACACAGTATTGAATGATGCATTTACTAGAAGAATTCCTCACGTGTCTGACTTACCAACAATAATCTTGGGTGCAGATGTAACACATCCACAGCCAGGGGAAGATTATAGTCCTTCTATTGCTGCA GTAGTTGCATCAATGGATTGGCCTTATGTAACAAAGTACAGAGGAGTTGTTTCTGCTCAAACTCACCGTGAAGAAATCATCCAAGATCTTTATAATACACATGAAGATCCTGTGAGGGGAAAGACACATTCGGGAATTATCAG GGAATTACTTCGTGCTTTCCGTTTATCAACTAAGACTAAGCCAGAGAGGATTATATTCTACAG AGATGGAGTAAGTGAGGGCCAATTCAGCCAGGTTTTGCTGTACGAGATGGATGCAATACGACGC GCTTGTGCCTCACTACAAGAAGACTATATGCCCCGTGTTACTTTTGTGGTGGTCCAGAAAAGACACCACACAAGGTTATTTCCTGCAGAACACGGAAGTCGTGATCAGACAGATAAAAGTGGAAATATATTGCCAG GGACTGTCGTGGACACTCAAATATGCCACCCTCGGGAGTTTGATTTTTACCTCAACAGTCATGCTGGAATACAA GGAACTAGTCGACCAACACATTATCATGTGCTGTTCGATGAAAATAACTTCACTGCTGACGAGTTGCAAATGCTTACAAATAACTTGACTTATAC gTATGCAAG TTCCGCCTGCATATTATGCACATTTGGCTGCCTTCAGGGCTCGCTATTACATGGAAGGTGA